The proteins below come from a single Afipia felis ATCC 53690 genomic window:
- a CDS encoding TlyA family RNA methyltransferase codes for MTERKRADVLLVERCLFESRARAQAAIEAGSVTANGKVITKASEPILVDADISAEPAHPWVSRGGVKLAAALEHYPLDIEDHVCVDVGASTGGFTEVLLANGASLVFAIDVGTAQLHPSLRGNPRVISMENTDIRSLEGHRLERRPDVAVIDTSFISLKLVLPAVFSFAAAPLQMLALIKPQFEAGRAQVKKGIVRDEAVHRTICDDIAAFAAAQGCTDIEVFPSSIEGGDGNREFFIGARRG; via the coding sequence ATGACCGAACGCAAACGCGCTGACGTTCTTCTGGTCGAACGCTGCCTGTTCGAAAGCCGCGCTCGCGCGCAGGCGGCCATCGAGGCGGGTTCTGTCACCGCCAACGGCAAGGTCATCACCAAGGCTTCGGAACCGATACTCGTCGACGCAGACATCAGCGCCGAACCCGCGCATCCGTGGGTATCGCGCGGCGGCGTCAAGCTCGCGGCGGCGCTGGAGCACTATCCCCTCGATATCGAGGATCATGTCTGCGTCGATGTCGGCGCCTCGACCGGCGGCTTCACCGAAGTGCTGCTCGCGAATGGCGCGAGCCTCGTCTTCGCCATCGATGTCGGCACCGCGCAGCTGCATCCGAGTCTGCGCGGCAATCCGCGCGTGATCTCGATGGAGAATACCGACATCCGATCGCTCGAAGGCCACCGCCTCGAAAGGCGGCCGGATGTCGCGGTGATCGATACGAGCTTCATTTCGCTGAAGCTCGTGCTGCCTGCTGTGTTCTCGTTCGCCGCCGCTCCGCTGCAGATGCTCGCGCTCATCAAACCGCAATTCGAAGCCGGACGCGCACAGGTGAAGAAAGGTATCGTCCGCGACGAGGCCGTTCATCGCACGATCTGCGACGACATCGCGGCATTCGCCGCCGCACAAGGCTGCACCGATATCGAGGTGTTTCCCTCTTCTATCGAAGGCGGCGACGGCAATCGCGAATTTTTTATCGGCGCCCGGCGCGGCTGA
- a CDS encoding class I SAM-dependent RNA methyltransferase — protein MSMERLTIDHVGQQGDGIALDGARNIYVPYTLGGETVEVTAASERSADRRDLVEVITPSPERIAPFCEYFSVCGGCAIQHWQTDAYRNWKRQLVVDTLKQAGIASEVGTLVDAHGTGRRRATFHARQGSGALRVGFAAAGRHEIVPITHCPILDPAMDGAIGVANALAELLKPVGKPLDIQISATENGLDVDIRGSGPLDTAMLSKLSGLAKQHRLARLTRHGELVLLQAPPTIRVGRATVTLPPASFMQPTQAGEETLATLVTERCKGAKRIADLFCGFGPFSLRLAEKFRVSAFDSDAKAVAALNDAVRITQGLKPLAGEARDLFRRPLVPQELRDFDAVVFDPPRQGAEAQSRQLAASRLTHVVAVSCNPATFARDAKILLGGGFKLGKVVPVDQFRHTPHAEVVAEFTR, from the coding sequence ATGTCGATGGAACGCCTCACCATCGATCATGTCGGCCAGCAGGGCGACGGCATCGCCCTCGATGGCGCGCGCAATATCTACGTGCCCTACACGCTCGGCGGCGAAACCGTCGAGGTCACCGCCGCGTCCGAACGATCCGCGGACCGGCGTGATCTTGTGGAGGTCATCACTCCAAGCCCAGAGCGGATTGCACCGTTCTGCGAGTATTTCAGTGTCTGCGGCGGCTGCGCGATCCAGCATTGGCAGACCGATGCCTATCGCAACTGGAAGCGACAACTTGTCGTGGACACGCTGAAGCAGGCGGGAATTGCGAGCGAGGTCGGCACGCTGGTCGATGCGCACGGCACCGGTCGCCGCCGCGCCACGTTTCACGCGCGGCAAGGATCGGGTGCGCTGCGCGTCGGCTTCGCGGCCGCCGGTCGCCACGAAATCGTGCCGATCACCCATTGCCCTATTCTCGATCCGGCGATGGACGGTGCTATCGGCGTGGCCAATGCCCTTGCCGAACTCTTGAAGCCGGTCGGCAAACCGCTCGATATCCAGATCAGCGCCACCGAGAACGGCCTCGATGTCGACATACGTGGCTCCGGCCCGCTCGACACTGCGATGCTCTCGAAACTCTCTGGGTTGGCGAAACAGCACCGCCTCGCCCGCCTGACGCGACATGGCGAACTCGTGCTGCTTCAGGCGCCGCCCACCATCCGCGTGGGTCGCGCGACCGTGACGCTACCACCCGCCTCCTTCATGCAACCGACACAGGCGGGCGAGGAAACGCTCGCCACGCTCGTTACGGAGCGATGCAAGGGTGCGAAAAGGATCGCCGATTTGTTCTGCGGCTTCGGACCGTTCTCGCTGCGCCTTGCGGAAAAATTCCGCGTCTCGGCGTTCGACAGCGACGCCAAGGCGGTCGCCGCGCTGAACGACGCCGTGCGTATCACGCAGGGCCTGAAGCCTCTCGCAGGCGAGGCCCGCGACCTGTTCCGCCGCCCGCTGGTGCCGCAGGAGCTGCGGGACTTCGACGCCGTGGTGTTCGATCCGCCCCGCCAGGGCGCGGAGGCGCAAAGCCGCCAGCTTGCGGCCAGCAGGCTGACGCATGTCGTCGCGGTCTCCTGCAATCCCGCGACCTTCGCGCGCGATGCGAAAATCCTGCTCGGCGGCGGCTTCAAACTCGGCAAGGTGGTCCCGGTGGACCAATTCCGGCACACGCCCCATGCCGAGGTCGTCGCCGAGTTCACGCGCTAG